In one Rhodohalobacter sp. 614A genomic region, the following are encoded:
- the rplI gene encoding 50S ribosomal protein L9, translating into MKLILKEDVEKLGSAGDLVDVKPGYGRNYLIPQAKAVLATEGAIKHHEQMKREAELRAELTVEKAKELAQQLETTSVTIPVTVGEDDKIHGTVTNIQIAEALEERDILIDRRKISIDQDIKTLGEYTATIDLMGDLNPQVKVWVVKAEEA; encoded by the coding sequence ATGAAATTGATTTTAAAAGAAGACGTAGAAAAGCTTGGTTCAGCTGGTGATCTGGTAGATGTAAAACCAGGTTACGGCCGGAATTATTTAATTCCACAGGCAAAAGCCGTTTTAGCTACCGAAGGTGCTATCAAGCATCATGAGCAAATGAAACGTGAAGCCGAACTGAGAGCAGAATTGACAGTTGAGAAAGCCAAAGAACTGGCACAACAACTTGAAACTACATCGGTTACCATTCCGGTTACTGTAGGTGAGGACGACAAGATCCATGGAACGGTTACAAATATCCAGATTGCAGAAGCTCTTGAAGAGCGGGATATTTTGATCGACCGAAGAAAAATTAGTATTGATCAGGACATCAAAACTCTTGGCGAATACACGGCTACCATTGATTTAATGGGTGATCTTAATCCACAGGTTAAAGTTTGGGTTGTGAAAGCAGAAGAAGCTTAA
- the mnhG gene encoding monovalent cation/H(+) antiporter subunit G has translation MTVADIICIILVVIGIIFMLMGSIGILRLPDFYSRSHATSKSDTLGILFVIAGLVVYEGLTLSGFKLILIILFIALANPIGTHALARSALQRGLKPFFSEDAKKGGKS, from the coding sequence ATGACAGTAGCGGATATTATTTGCATAATCCTGGTTGTTATCGGCATCATTTTTATGCTGATGGGAAGTATTGGTATTCTCCGTCTGCCTGATTTTTACTCCCGTTCTCATGCAACAAGTAAAAGCGACACCCTCGGAATTCTGTTTGTGATTGCCGGGCTTGTCGTTTATGAAGGGCTTACACTCAGCGGATTCAAGCTCATCTTAATTATCCTCTTTATTGCTCTTGCCAATCCTATTGGAACACATGCACTTGCAAGATCTGCATTACAAAGAGGCCTGAAGCCATTCTTTAGTGAAGATGCAAAAAAAGGAGGTAAATCATGA
- the mbhE gene encoding hydrogen gas-evolving membrane-bound hydrogenase subunit E, whose amino-acid sequence MKYLKALIMVAFAVLLIYAASDLPYRGDPDNRMNQERSMINTPVAGSYYIEHAYHDAHTPNIVTVVLGDYRGVDTFGEQIVIFTAGMITMLVLRRSRRRNS is encoded by the coding sequence TTGAAATACCTGAAAGCTCTTATAATGGTAGCCTTTGCTGTGTTATTGATCTACGCAGCGTCTGATCTGCCCTACCGTGGCGATCCCGACAATCGTATGAATCAGGAACGAAGCATGATAAATACCCCCGTTGCAGGGAGTTATTACATCGAACATGCCTACCATGATGCTCATACGCCAAATATTGTTACTGTTGTATTAGGTGATTACAGGGGCGTGGATACATTTGGAGAGCAAATTGTAATTTTCACTGCCGGAATGATCACTATGCTGGTGCTTCGCCGATCAAGAAGGAGGAATTCGTGA
- the rpsR gene encoding 30S ribosomal protein S18 — translation MINNPSHPKKGHLKSKDCKFTKAGIEYVDYKQTDILERFINDQGKILPRRVTGTSAKHQRQLSTAVKRARFLALIPYVSENLR, via the coding sequence ATGATTAATAATCCATCGCATCCCAAGAAAGGACATTTAAAAAGCAAGGACTGCAAGTTTACCAAAGCAGGAATTGAGTATGTTGATTACAAGCAAACCGACATTCTCGAACGATTTATCAACGATCAGGGTAAAATTCTTCCAAGACGTGTAACCGGCACCAGTGCCAAACATCAGCGTCAGCTATCAACGGCGGTTAAAAGAGCCCGGTTTTTAGCGTTGATTCCCTACGTAAGTGAAAATCTGAGATAA
- a CDS encoding NADH-quinone oxidoreductase subunit N, whose translation MEILQDLQTFLPGVIVAFAGLIAIMLEAFKKSANLTFGVTIGGISIALLFTIQSLYGETGTAFSGMIIYGGVGAFGSVVVLMGSLFCVTISRDYLQDLDLHNGEVYGLMLFSITGMLGLAVTNDLITLFISLETMSICLYVLAGLFKNEKIGAEAALKYFLLGAFSTGFLLYGIALIYGATGATNLEAVAAAAEPSLLFLAGTGLLLVGLFFKIAAVPFHMWTPDVYQGTPTTLTAFMATAVKSATFVAFILVLTRMLPNSEIGDWQNVIRVVSIITMIVGNLIAMAQDNVKRMLAYSSIAHAGYLLVGLAAGTEAGYTGVLYYLFAYTIMNAGAFGVIAYYERNRGLDFTEIDSYAGLGFKVPVMGVMLSIFLFSLAGIPPMVGFIGKYYVFAAAVQAGLVPLAIIGVLASAASVYYYLRVMVYLYFKEPHKEYTMKTPGFMFKWTLILLAVLTVYYGIEPVLPTSGLIELISSYYAG comes from the coding sequence ATGGAAATCCTACAGGACCTACAAACTTTTTTACCCGGTGTTATTGTAGCTTTTGCCGGTTTGATAGCGATCATGCTGGAAGCCTTTAAGAAATCGGCAAATCTTACATTTGGGGTTACTATCGGCGGAATTTCTATTGCATTGTTATTCACAATTCAGTCATTATACGGTGAAACCGGTACAGCTTTTTCCGGGATGATTATTTACGGGGGTGTTGGAGCTTTCGGTTCGGTAGTGGTGTTAATGGGTTCTCTTTTTTGTGTGACTATTTCGCGGGATTATCTTCAGGATTTAGACTTACACAACGGCGAAGTGTATGGGTTGATGCTGTTTTCAATTACAGGAATGCTGGGACTTGCCGTTACCAACGATTTGATTACACTTTTTATCAGTCTCGAAACGATGTCGATCTGCCTTTATGTACTTGCCGGATTGTTCAAAAATGAAAAGATCGGCGCAGAAGCAGCTTTGAAATATTTTCTCCTGGGGGCTTTCTCAACGGGATTTCTTCTCTATGGGATTGCACTGATTTACGGTGCAACGGGTGCTACAAATTTAGAAGCTGTTGCAGCGGCCGCTGAACCGAGTTTGTTATTTCTCGCAGGTACAGGTTTGTTACTTGTAGGTCTCTTCTTTAAAATAGCGGCCGTTCCATTTCATATGTGGACACCAGATGTTTATCAGGGTACGCCCACAACATTAACGGCTTTTATGGCAACGGCGGTTAAATCCGCTACATTCGTTGCGTTTATCTTAGTATTAACAAGAATGTTACCCAATTCCGAAATCGGTGATTGGCAAAATGTGATCAGGGTCGTTTCCATCATCACTATGATAGTGGGGAACCTGATTGCAATGGCGCAAGACAATGTGAAGAGAATGCTGGCCTATTCCAGTATTGCCCATGCCGGTTATCTGTTGGTGGGATTGGCAGCCGGAACGGAAGCAGGGTACACCGGAGTTCTCTACTATCTTTTTGCTTATACGATTATGAACGCGGGCGCTTTTGGAGTAATCGCCTATTATGAAAGAAACCGCGGACTCGATTTTACTGAAATTGACAGTTATGCCGGGCTCGGTTTTAAAGTTCCGGTGATGGGAGTGATGCTCTCCATTTTTCTCTTTTCGCTGGCAGGCATTCCGCCGATGGTTGGGTTTATTGGAAAATACTATGTATTTGCCGCTGCGGTTCAAGCCGGATTGGTTCCATTGGCCATTATCGGTGTGCTGGCAAGTGCGGCAAGTGTTTACTACTATTTGCGCGTGATGGTCTATCTCTACTTCAAAGAACCTCACAAAGAATACACGATGAAAACTCCCGGTTTTATGTTCAAATGGACGTTAATTCTGCTGGCAGTATTAACCGTTTATTATGGTATTGAACCGGTTCTGCCAACCTCCGGATTGATAGAGTTAATTTCATCATATTATGCGGGTTGA
- a CDS encoding protein-disulfide reductase DsbD family protein — translation MKKLAFIMGIALFALSPFFVYGQLLDPVDYTLAEAPDSARAGEVFNVIVEASIDGNWHLYSISNDPDAGPYPTQFSTPSSDMAIAGDVQESDAVIAFDPNFNTDLGWHSKSARFTIPVAFKPSLEGTQSIVLEILYQVCDDVSCLPPKTKQIEGEVVLAGVADNPFQDFSESAANQQAENDEEFKLTSEAGISSDSIWGFLWLAITAGFAALLTPCVFPLIPLTVSYFSNQAKENQTGWAQAIMFGLSIVIIFTSLGAILALILGVSGVSQFASNPFVNLGIGIMFIVFGVSLLGMFELRLPYRLTNWLNKKSNEGSGMVGTLFMGLTISAVSFSCTAPFVGAILAATTGGDWFYPIVGMLGFSAAFASPFILFAMFPGYLESLPKSGAWMNVVKVVLGFIILAASIKFLANADIVWQWGIISRPLGIAIWITLFFLTGLYLLGTFSLHGDQKPESITTGRLLVAIPFLLFSFYLIPGLLGASLGIWDSWLPAKKPTDVSVVNSIGSAGTNNSQSGEIWSDDYEASVDNAISENRPLFIDFTGYTCTNCRAMENTVFPLEDVQLRFEQMEKVKLYTDGGTDAEENQQFQFELTGTVALPTYAIVDPESGRVLDQLIGYTRAEAFEEFLGRGIERYNKLNNL, via the coding sequence ATGAAAAAATTAGCATTTATAATGGGGATTGCGCTCTTCGCGTTATCCCCATTTTTTGTTTACGGTCAGTTATTGGATCCTGTTGATTATACCCTGGCAGAAGCTCCCGATAGTGCCCGGGCTGGGGAAGTTTTCAATGTTATTGTTGAAGCATCCATCGATGGAAACTGGCACCTCTATTCTATTTCGAATGACCCGGATGCCGGGCCTTATCCAACACAATTTTCTACTCCATCATCGGATATGGCAATCGCCGGTGATGTACAGGAATCAGATGCAGTGATTGCATTCGATCCTAACTTTAATACTGATTTGGGATGGCATTCAAAATCAGCCCGTTTCACGATTCCTGTTGCTTTTAAACCTTCATTAGAGGGAACTCAGTCGATTGTTCTGGAAATCTTATACCAGGTTTGTGATGATGTATCCTGCCTGCCTCCGAAAACCAAACAGATAGAAGGAGAGGTGGTTTTGGCCGGAGTTGCTGATAATCCATTCCAGGATTTTTCCGAATCGGCAGCGAATCAACAAGCTGAAAATGATGAGGAATTTAAACTGACAAGTGAAGCCGGGATTTCATCCGATAGTATTTGGGGATTTCTCTGGCTGGCAATTACCGCAGGATTTGCAGCACTTCTAACCCCGTGTGTCTTTCCTTTAATACCCCTGACAGTTTCCTATTTCTCAAATCAGGCAAAAGAAAACCAAACCGGTTGGGCACAAGCCATCATGTTTGGTTTATCAATTGTTATCATATTTACGTCGCTCGGCGCAATTCTTGCGCTCATTTTAGGGGTAAGCGGTGTGAGCCAGTTCGCATCCAATCCGTTTGTCAATTTGGGTATTGGAATCATGTTTATTGTATTTGGCGTGAGCCTTCTTGGTATGTTTGAATTGAGGTTGCCATACCGTCTCACAAACTGGCTCAACAAAAAAAGTAATGAGGGAAGTGGTATGGTCGGCACTCTGTTTATGGGGCTGACAATCAGTGCTGTTTCATTTTCATGTACCGCTCCTTTTGTGGGAGCTATTTTGGCTGCAACTACCGGCGGAGACTGGTTCTACCCGATTGTGGGAATGCTTGGATTCTCGGCAGCATTTGCCAGTCCGTTTATCCTTTTTGCGATGTTTCCCGGCTATCTTGAGTCGCTTCCCAAAAGCGGTGCCTGGATGAACGTGGTAAAAGTAGTGCTTGGGTTTATCATTTTAGCCGCCTCCATTAAGTTTTTGGCGAATGCGGATATTGTATGGCAGTGGGGAATTATTTCGCGTCCCCTTGGAATTGCAATCTGGATAACGCTCTTCTTTTTAACCGGATTGTATCTGTTGGGTACATTTTCTCTTCATGGAGATCAAAAACCGGAATCCATAACCACCGGCAGATTATTGGTTGCTATTCCGTTTCTGCTCTTCAGTTTTTATTTGATTCCCGGTCTGCTTGGAGCTTCGCTCGGTATTTGGGATTCGTGGCTTCCAGCTAAAAAACCAACGGATGTAAGTGTTGTTAACTCAATCGGTTCAGCAGGAACGAATAATTCCCAAAGTGGGGAGATTTGGTCTGATGACTATGAGGCTTCCGTTGACAATGCGATTTCAGAAAACAGGCCGCTTTTTATCGATTTTACAGGTTATACGTGTACAAACTGCCGGGCAATGGAGAATACGGTTTTCCCTTTGGAGGATGTTCAACTACGTTTTGAGCAAATGGAAAAAGTAAAACTCTACACCGATGGCGGGACTGACGCTGAGGAAAATCAGCAGTTTCAATTTGAATTAACCGGCACCGTGGCTTTGCCAACCTACGCAATTGTTGATCCCGAATCGGGGCGTGTACTGGATCAATTGATTGGCTATACGAGGGCAGAGGCATTTGAAGAATTTCTGGGGAGAGGAATAGAAAGGTATAACAAGTTGAACAATCTCTAA
- a CDS encoding complex I subunit 4 family protein, whose translation MDILLNITIYFPLVGILAFLFIRNEQAVKWTSLIVTSITFLLSLPLLFQFDIAGSAIPQYVTEGGSVFSGMDVKYLVGLDGLSLLLFMLTTLMGPIVILSSWDSISKNLVGYYSMLLILQTGSLGVFASLDLVVFYVFFELTLIPMYFLIGIWGGKNKIHATIKFFIYTLVGSLIMLVALIYLGYSAGAASGVYAFTSDWRFIASPAYTVGLVEQTWMFLAFALAFCIKVPLFPFHTWLPYAHTEAPTAGSVVLAAIMLKLGTYGLVRVCLPIFPNAFAEFAPIMAALAVIGIIYGALVAMVQKDVKKLVAYSSVSHLGFVVLGIFALNTVAVQGAIIQMINHGLSTGALFLIVGMIYDRAHTREISDFGGIAKQMPVFAVFFMIATLASIGLPGLNGFVGEFLILNGSFFSELYANHAYTVFAAIGVILAAAYMLWMYQRVMFGPITHEKNKKLVDLNGREIGLLVPLVIFMVWIGIRPVDFTKYSENWVESFITISEEKSVAVLESTKAEELPDWTARIYDVENVSHNQMVMTNEVKTSYFPYHQGEIASRARNDFCTMNSFEKGYIGINFQTESFTSNK comes from the coding sequence ATGGATATTTTATTAAATATCACGATTTATTTTCCTCTTGTGGGGATTCTGGCGTTTTTGTTCATTCGGAATGAACAGGCAGTAAAATGGACAAGCCTAATTGTTACGAGTATCACTTTTTTGCTTTCATTGCCTTTATTATTTCAGTTTGATATTGCCGGTTCTGCAATTCCGCAATATGTAACCGAAGGCGGTTCGGTTTTTTCAGGAATGGATGTAAAATATTTAGTAGGTCTGGATGGATTGAGTCTTCTGCTTTTTATGCTCACCACGTTGATGGGACCCATTGTAATTCTCTCATCCTGGGATTCGATCAGTAAGAATCTTGTTGGTTACTATTCCATGTTGTTGATTTTACAGACCGGATCACTCGGTGTTTTCGCCTCGCTCGATCTGGTTGTTTTTTACGTGTTCTTCGAGCTGACTTTGATTCCCATGTATTTTTTGATTGGGATTTGGGGAGGGAAAAACAAGATTCATGCAACGATAAAATTCTTTATTTATACCCTTGTCGGATCGTTGATTATGCTCGTGGCGCTCATTTACCTGGGGTATAGTGCCGGAGCAGCCTCAGGGGTTTATGCATTTACATCCGACTGGAGATTTATAGCAAGTCCGGCATACACTGTGGGATTGGTTGAACAAACGTGGATGTTCCTCGCTTTCGCCCTGGCATTTTGTATCAAAGTACCGCTCTTTCCATTTCATACCTGGCTTCCCTATGCACATACGGAAGCGCCAACTGCTGGTTCTGTTGTGTTAGCTGCTATTATGCTGAAGCTTGGAACGTATGGTTTAGTAAGAGTTTGTTTGCCCATTTTTCCGAATGCATTTGCAGAATTTGCACCGATCATGGCTGCTCTGGCCGTCATTGGAATAATCTATGGAGCCCTCGTGGCGATGGTGCAAAAAGACGTGAAAAAGCTGGTTGCCTACTCATCTGTCAGCCACCTTGGTTTTGTAGTACTTGGAATTTTTGCATTGAATACGGTAGCCGTTCAGGGAGCCATCATTCAAATGATTAATCACGGATTATCTACCGGCGCGCTTTTCCTCATTGTTGGAATGATTTATGATCGTGCTCATACTCGCGAAATCTCTGACTTTGGAGGCATTGCCAAACAGATGCCGGTCTTTGCCGTTTTCTTTATGATTGCAACGCTCGCATCAATCGGGTTGCCGGGATTGAATGGATTTGTAGGAGAGTTCTTAATTCTGAACGGTTCGTTTTTCTCAGAGCTTTATGCAAATCATGCGTATACCGTTTTCGCCGCTATTGGAGTGATATTAGCCGCAGCGTATATGTTGTGGATGTATCAGCGAGTGATGTTTGGTCCCATCACACACGAGAAGAATAAAAAGCTTGTGGATCTCAACGGAAGGGAAATCGGGCTGTTGGTTCCACTTGTAATTTTTATGGTTTGGATTGGAATCAGGCCGGTTGACTTTACAAAATATTCTGAGAACTGGGTGGAGTCATTTATCACTATCTCAGAAGAGAAAAGCGTAGCGGTTTTGGAATCAACAAAAGCAGAAGAACTGCCGGACTGGACCGCAAGAATTTATGACGTAGAAAATGTTTCACATAACCAAATGGTCATGACAAACGAAGTGAAGACATCTTATTTTCCTTATCATCAGGGGGAGATTGCTTCGCGCGCTCGCAATGACTTTTGTACAATGAATAGCTTTGAAAAAGGATATATCGGGATAAATTTTCAAACAGAATCGTTCACCTCAAACAAATAA
- the nuoL gene encoding NADH-quinone oxidoreductase subunit L, with the protein MESPTALVSLIIGLPLFGFLINGIVGLFSTAYRSKKMLIGTLANLAVFLPFLCAVFLFLNIDADAEPAFAHLFTWMNTGTFSVDIAYQVDQLSLIMTLVVTGVGSLIHLYSMGYMAHDKGYWKYFAYLNLFIFAMLNLVLADNLLLLFLGWEGVGLCSYLLIGFWYTDMMKSNAAKKAFLYNRVGDFAFLVAIFMIFETVGSLNFEAVLGNLSAFSGDAIFWIGLLMLIGATGKSAQIPLFVWLPDAMAGPTPVSALIHAATMVTSGIYLITRMSPLYTMSPEVMMIVAVIGALTAIVAATVAITQNDIKGVLAYSTVSQLGFMFLALGSGAFTAAIFHVITHAFFKACLFLGSGSVIHTMEHVEHKLHEDGKGVHFDPQDIRNMGGLRKYMPSTYKTFLIATIAIAGIPPLAGFFSKDEIVIHAFNMGFGEFAGAMYFILWGVATITAFLTAFYMFRLTYTTFHGTFKLPKLFKQAKDSEEYLHESPSTMTLPLWALATLSVVGGFIGLPNFIAATFTGHEAHIHWLHDWLHTIAADIPLDLSHTTEWIMMIFAILVAVTGVYTAYKMYANDQQTKSDALISSKFGPFYNVWKEKYSLDELYEGAVVFPIVNFSEKRLAVFDMKIVDGIVNAVAGFVRISGSLLRYIQTGVASNYALFLILGVILVLAILLF; encoded by the coding sequence ATGGAATCACCTACAGCGCTCGTAAGTCTGATTATAGGTTTACCGCTATTCGGTTTTTTAATTAATGGAATTGTTGGGCTTTTCTCTACCGCTTATCGAAGTAAAAAAATGTTAATCGGTACGCTTGCCAACCTTGCAGTTTTTCTTCCTTTTCTTTGTGCGGTCTTTTTGTTTTTGAATATTGATGCAGACGCAGAGCCGGCTTTTGCCCATCTCTTCACCTGGATGAATACAGGAACCTTCAGTGTTGATATTGCCTACCAGGTCGATCAGCTCTCCCTGATTATGACTCTCGTGGTGACAGGAGTTGGTTCGCTGATCCACCTCTACTCGATGGGATATATGGCCCATGATAAAGGTTACTGGAAATATTTTGCCTATCTGAATCTCTTCATTTTTGCAATGCTCAATTTGGTTCTGGCTGATAATTTGTTGCTGTTATTTCTTGGCTGGGAAGGTGTGGGCCTCTGTTCATATTTATTAATCGGTTTTTGGTATACCGATATGATGAAATCAAATGCGGCAAAAAAAGCTTTTCTTTATAACAGGGTAGGGGACTTTGCATTTCTGGTCGCGATCTTTATGATTTTTGAAACGGTTGGGAGCCTGAATTTTGAGGCGGTTCTCGGAAACCTGAGCGCGTTTAGCGGCGATGCCATTTTTTGGATTGGCCTTCTGATGCTGATTGGGGCTACCGGAAAAAGCGCTCAAATTCCATTATTTGTCTGGCTCCCGGATGCAATGGCGGGTCCGACTCCCGTTTCTGCTCTTATTCATGCAGCAACCATGGTAACCTCAGGCATTTATCTCATCACACGAATGTCTCCTTTATATACCATGAGCCCGGAAGTAATGATGATTGTTGCCGTTATCGGGGCATTGACAGCCATTGTTGCCGCTACGGTCGCCATCACCCAAAATGATATTAAAGGAGTACTGGCTTATTCCACGGTGTCGCAATTGGGTTTTATGTTTTTGGCGCTTGGATCGGGTGCGTTTACAGCTGCAATTTTTCACGTAATCACGCACGCATTTTTCAAAGCCTGTCTTTTTCTTGGTTCAGGATCTGTCATTCATACCATGGAGCATGTAGAGCATAAGCTTCACGAAGACGGGAAGGGTGTCCATTTTGATCCGCAGGATATCCGGAATATGGGCGGATTGAGAAAATACATGCCGTCTACCTATAAAACTTTTTTGATTGCTACCATCGCGATTGCCGGAATTCCTCCATTGGCCGGTTTCTTTTCAAAAGATGAAATTGTTATCCACGCTTTTAATATGGGTTTCGGAGAGTTTGCCGGAGCGATGTATTTCATTCTTTGGGGAGTTGCAACGATTACGGCATTCCTGACGGCTTTTTATATGTTCAGGTTAACCTACACCACGTTTCACGGCACTTTTAAACTTCCTAAGCTATTTAAGCAGGCGAAAGATTCGGAAGAATATCTTCATGAAAGTCCTTCAACAATGACCCTCCCACTTTGGGCACTTGCAACACTATCTGTCGTGGGCGGATTTATTGGGCTGCCAAATTTTATAGCGGCCACATTTACTGGACACGAAGCGCATATTCATTGGCTGCATGATTGGCTTCACACCATCGCGGCAGATATTCCGCTGGATCTCTCGCACACAACCGAATGGATTATGATGATTTTTGCAATTTTGGTTGCTGTGACCGGAGTGTATACAGCATATAAGATGTATGCCAATGACCAGCAGACAAAATCAGATGCTCTTATTTCTTCAAAATTCGGTCCTTTTTACAACGTCTGGAAAGAAAAATACAGTCTTGATGAGCTGTATGAGGGCGCAGTTGTGTTTCCAATTGTGAACTTTTCAGAAAAACGGTTAGCTGTTTTCGATATGAAAATTGTGGACGGAATTGTAAACGCCGTGGCCGGTTTTGTCCGGATAAGCGGAAGCCTTCTGCGGTATATTCAAACAGGAGTTGCCAGTAATTATGCACTGTTTTTGATACTTGGTGTTATCCTCGTTTTAGCAATTTTATTGTTTTAA
- a CDS encoding Na(+)/H(+) antiporter subunit B: MIWELELILYLFLVISGVVALEVKDLLVAVVMMSVFSFIMALLFISMGAVDVGFTEAVIGAGVTGILFVVVVYQTTRKTKD, translated from the coding sequence ATGATTTGGGAACTGGAACTTATTCTCTATCTCTTTTTGGTGATTTCCGGTGTAGTAGCGCTCGAGGTAAAAGATTTACTCGTTGCCGTTGTGATGATGTCTGTCTTTAGTTTCATAATGGCGCTTCTTTTTATATCAATGGGCGCCGTTGATGTTGGCTTTACAGAAGCCGTAATAGGTGCAGGTGTTACCGGAATTCTGTTTGTCGTTGTTGTCTATCAAACCACAAGAAAAACAAAAGATTGA
- the rpsF gene encoding 30S ribosomal protein S6 produces the protein MKKHFYEMTYILNPVLDEEKFSELVSHINKLIEDNGGEIVDVDEWGVKKLAYEIDKKSTGYYVNMYFEAPGEAIEKAERTMRIHDDIMRYLTLKYDAKMKRHYELMKKGELPSLYEETEEDSDEDE, from the coding sequence ATGAAGAAACATTTCTATGAAATGACTTACATCTTGAATCCTGTCCTCGATGAGGAAAAGTTTTCAGAGCTGGTAAGTCATATAAATAAACTAATCGAAGACAACGGTGGAGAAATCGTTGACGTTGATGAATGGGGAGTAAAAAAACTTGCCTACGAAATTGATAAGAAAAGTACAGGTTACTACGTAAATATGTACTTCGAAGCTCCAGGCGAAGCTATTGAAAAAGCCGAAAGAACGATGAGAATTCATGATGACATCATGCGATATCTCACGCTGAAGTATGATGCAAAAATGAAGCGTCATTATGAGCTTATGAAAAAAGGCGAGCTTCCATCTCTTTATGAAGAGACCGAAGAAGATTCAGACGAAGACGAATAA
- a CDS encoding Na+/H+ antiporter subunit E has translation MSFISLMLFWILMSGFFDAVHLTFGVLSVAGVLLFNYQLKKHRFYADDMDNLDELRFFRAVYYFFWLVYQIIMAGFHVVGIIMRPSMPIETSILKFRVDLPSSHAKMILGNSITLTPGTLTVEIEGDLFTVHALDKASYASLENDEMPRQVLQLFEKEERQVIKDFEVIKSMDKEKS, from the coding sequence ATGTCATTTATCTCCCTGATGCTCTTCTGGATTTTGATGAGCGGTTTCTTCGACGCTGTGCACCTTACATTCGGCGTTCTTTCTGTTGCCGGTGTACTTTTGTTTAACTATCAATTAAAAAAACACCGCTTTTATGCGGATGACATGGACAACCTCGATGAACTGAGATTCTTTCGGGCTGTCTATTACTTCTTCTGGTTGGTGTATCAAATTATAATGGCCGGTTTTCATGTGGTCGGGATTATCATGCGTCCCTCAATGCCGATTGAAACTTCCATTTTAAAATTCCGGGTTGATCTTCCCAGCTCTCACGCAAAAATGATTCTCGGCAATTCCATCACGCTTACTCCCGGTACCTTAACGGTTGAAATTGAAGGAGATCTTTTTACAGTTCATGCTCTGGATAAAGCATCTTATGCAAGCCTGGAAAATGATGAAATGCCCCGGCAAGTACTCCAGCTTTTTGAGAAAGAAGAACGCCAGGTAATCAAAGATTTTGAGGTAATTAAATCCATGGACAAGGAGAAATCATAA
- a CDS encoding 4a-hydroxytetrahydrobiopterin dehydratase, translating to MDPLSKEQIEQELKNLDGWNFEDDTITKDFSFDDFKEAMSFMVRVGFEAEALVHHPDWSNVYNSVSITLSTHDADDKVTEKDIKLARAIEEIYSN from the coding sequence ATGGATCCACTGAGTAAAGAACAAATTGAACAAGAATTGAAAAACCTTGATGGCTGGAATTTCGAGGATGACACAATTACCAAAGATTTTTCATTCGATGATTTCAAAGAAGCGATGTCTTTTATGGTGAGAGTTGGCTTTGAGGCCGAAGCACTGGTTCACCATCCCGACTGGTCGAACGTGTACAACAGTGTTTCAATAACATTAAGTACTCACGATGCAGATGATAAAGTGACAGAAAAAGACATCAAACTGGCCAGAGCCATTGAGGAAATTTATAGCAATTAA
- a CDS encoding monovalent cation/H+ antiporter complex subunit F yields MHTFFLLTAIVLTIIIAVPLVRVLKGPTVFDRLLATNAIATKTIVLICLIGFLYGRIDMFIDITLAYAILGFVGSVVIAKYVISSKVLRD; encoded by the coding sequence ATGCATACTTTCTTTCTCCTTACGGCCATTGTTTTAACCATTATTATAGCCGTACCACTTGTGCGGGTTTTAAAAGGGCCAACGGTTTTTGACCGGCTGCTCGCCACAAATGCTATCGCAACAAAAACAATTGTTTTGATCTGTCTGATTGGTTTTTTGTACGGACGAATCGACATGTTCATTGACATTACACTGGCATACGCCATTCTCGGTTTTGTGGGATCTGTGGTGATTGCCAAATATGTAATTTCATCCAAAGTTTTGCGGGATTGA